A window of the Tursiops truncatus isolate mTurTru1 chromosome 14, mTurTru1.mat.Y, whole genome shotgun sequence genome harbors these coding sequences:
- the CPSF3 gene encoding cleavage and polyadenylation specificity factor subunit 3 isoform X4 translates to MKIRKTEKTTKERTLGITAFDGWAEAAEQRKLSGAGQEVGRSCIILEFKGRKIMLDCGIHPGLEGMDALPYIDLIDPAEIDLLLISHFHLDHCGALPWFLQKTSFKGRTFMTHATKAIYRWLLSDYVKVSNISADDMLYTETDLEESMDKIETINFHEVKEVAGIKFWCYHAGHVLGAAMFMIEIAGVKLLYTGDFSRQEDRHLMAAEIPNIKPDILIIESTYGTHIHEKREEREARFCNTVHDIVNRGGRGLIPVFALGRAQELLLILDEYWQNHPELHDIPIYYASSLAKKCMAVYQTYVNAMNDKIRKQININNPFVFKHISNLKSMDHFDDIGPSVVMASPGMMQSGLSRELFESWCTDKRNGVIIAGYCVEGTLAKHIMSEPEEITTMSGQKLPLKMSVDYISFSAHTDYQQTSEFIRALKPPHVILVHGEQNEMARLKAALIREYEDNDEVHIEVHNPRNTEAVTLNFRGEKLAKVMGFLADKKPEQGQRVSGILVKRNFNYHILSPCDLSIVEVLLYARHCAKCWRTREVLRSTVPALEKLSVERNHPVKS, encoded by the exons TGGAGCTGGGCAAGAAGTGGGAAGATCATGTATTATTCTggaattcaaaggaagaaaaataatg ttGGACTGTGGGATCCACCCAGGCCTAGAAGGAATGGATGCTCTTCCTTACATCGATTTAATTGACCCAGCTGAGATTGATCTCCTGCTAATTAGtca tttccatTTGGATCACTGTGGAGCTTTGCCCTGGTTTCTACAGAAGACAAGTTTCAAAGGAAGAACATTTATGACTCATGCCACAAAAGCTATTTATAGATGGCTTCTTTCAGATTATGTCAAAGTTAG taaTATATCAGCAGACGACATGCTATATACTGAGACAGATTTGGAAGAGAGCATGGACAAAATTGAAACCATCAACTTTCATGAAGTGAAGGAAGTTGCAGGAATCAAGTTTTGGTGTTACCACGCAGGCCATGTCCTGGGAGCTGCCATGTTCATGATTGAGATCGCGGGCGTGAAG CTTTTGTACACAGGTGATTTCTCAAGACAAGAAGACAGACATTTAATGGCAGCTGAAATTCCTAATATTAAACCTGATATTCTTATCATT GAATCTACTTACGGAACCCATATCCATGAGAAGCGAGAAGAGCGAGAGGCAAGGTTCTGTAACACTGTTCACGATATTGTGAACCGAGGGGGCAGAGGTCTCATTCCTGTGTTTGCTCTTGGAAGGGCTCAGGAGCTTCTCTTGATTTTAG ATGAGTACTGGCAGAATCACCCAGAACTCCATGATATTCCCATATACTATGCATCGTCTTTGGCCAAGAAGTGTATGGCGGTGTACCAGACGTATGTAAACGCCATGAATGACAAAATCCGCAAACAGATCAACATCAACAATCCCTTTGTTTTCAAACATATTAGTAACCTTAAG agcATGGATCATTTTGATGACATTGGTCCCAGTGTTGTCATGGCCTCCCCAGGCATGATGCAGAGTGGCTTATCCAGAGAGCTCTTCGAAAGCTGGTGTACTGATAAGAGGAATGGCGTCATTATAGCGGGATACTGTGTAGAAGGGACGCTTGCCAAG caTATCATGTCTGAACCTGAAGAAATCACTACCATGTCCGGACAGAAGCTACCACTGAAAATGTCTGTTGattacatttctttctctgctcACACAGATTACCAGCAAACCAGTGAATTTATTCGTGCTTTGAAACCGCCTCATGTG ATTTTAGTCCACggagaacaaaatgaaatggccAGATTGAAAGCAGCCCTGATTCGAGAATATGAAGATAATGATGAAGTTCACATAGAGGTTCATAATCCTCGGAATACAGAAGCAGTGACCTTGAACTTCAGGGGGGAAAAACTAGCCAAG gtCATGGGCTTTTTAGCAGACAAAAAACCAGAACAGGGCCAGCGGGTCTCAGGAATACTTGTTAAAAGAAACTTTAATTATCACATACTTTCTCCTTGTGACCTCTCTA TTGTCGAGgtcttactgtatgccaggcattgtgctaagtgctggaGGACTAGAGAGGTACTAAGAAGCACAGTCCCAGCCCTTGAGAAACTGTCTGTTGAGAGAAACCATCCTGTGAAGAGCTAA